From Osmerus mordax isolate fOsmMor3 chromosome 8, fOsmMor3.pri, whole genome shotgun sequence, a single genomic window includes:
- the ost4 gene encoding dolichyl-diphosphooligosaccharide--protein glycosyltransferase subunit 4, which produces MVTDVQLAIFANMLGVSLFLLVVLYHYVAVNNPKKLE; this is translated from the coding sequence ATGGTTACGGACGTTCAGCTGGCAATATTCGCCAACATGCTTGGCGTATCGTTGTTCCTGCTGGTCGTGTTGTATCACTACGTTGCAGTCAACAATCCCAAGAAGCTGGAGTAG
- the selenoi gene encoding ethanolaminephosphotransferase 1: MAMYEYVTQEQLSGFDKYKYSAVDSNPLSVYVMHPFWNSVVKIMPTWLAPNLITFTGFMFLVLNFVMLAFYDYHFDASAEGHMHVPSWVWVTAGLFNFLAYTLDGVDGKQARRTNSSTPLGELFDHGLDSWACVYFVACVYSIFGRGETGVDVLTLYYILWVVLFSFILSHWEKYNTGILFLPWGYDISQVTISIVYIITAVVGVETWYHPIQWHVLYRDLFTFMILGCSFTVTLPMSLYNVLKGHRSKTLKHSSLYEAFLPFLSPVLLFLLSTLWVVLSPSNIIQEQPRVFYLMIGTAFANVTCKLIVCQMSNTRCQALSWLLLPLAAVVLLALNGVDESVLLYVWTSGVILAHIHYGVSVVHQLSDHFNIYAFSLKKPNSDUQDEERIGLKEAEV; this comes from the exons ATGGCTATGTACGAATATGTCACTCAAGAGCAGCTGTCGGGCTTCGACAAGTACAAG TACAGCGCAGTGGACTCTAACCCGCTGTCTGTCTACGTCATGCACCCCTTCTGGAACTCTGTTGTCAAG atcaTGCCTACCTGGTTGGCTCCTAACCTCATCACTTTCACAGGGTTCATGTTCCTGGTCTTGAATTTCGTCATGTTGGCCTTCTATGACTACCACTTCGATGCTTCag CTGAAGGACACATGCATGTCCCCAGCTGGGTATGGGTCACCGCCGGGCTCTTCAACTTCCTGGCCTACACTCTCG ATGGTGTGGATGGAAAGCAGGCGAGGCGTACCAACTCCTCCACACCACTAGGGGAGCTGTTTGACCACGGGCTGGACAGCTGGGCCTGTGTCTACTTTGTGGCGTGCGTCTACTCCATATTTGGCCGAGGGGAAACTGGTGTGGACGTGCTGACTCTGTACTACATCCTGTGGGTGGTACTCTTCTCATTCATTCTGTCCCACTGGGAGAAATACAACACTGGGATACTGTTCCTACCTTGGGGATATGACATTAGCCAagtg ACCATCTCCATTGTTTACATCATCACTGCGGTGGTCGGCGTGGAAACCTGGTACCATCCAATCCAGTGGCACGTCCTCTACAGAGACCTCTTCACTTTCATGATCCTAG GTTGTTCGTTCACTGTGACACTTCCTATGAGCCTCTACAACGTCCTAAA GGGTCATCGCAGCAAGACTCTGAAGCACAGCAGTTTGTACGAggccttcctccccttcctctccccggtcctcctcttcctcctctccaccctctgggTGGTGCTGTCTCCCTCCAACATCATCCAGGAGCAGCCCAGAGTCTTCTACCTGATGATCGGAACAGCCTTCGCTAACGTCACC tGCAAGCTGATCGTCTGCCAGATGAGTAACACTCGTTGTCAGGCTCTGAGCTGGCTGTTGTTGCCCCTGGCGGCGGTGGTGTTGCTGGCATTGAACGGTGTTGATGAGTCTGTGCTGCTGTACGTGTGGACGAGTGGAGTAATACTGGCACACATCCACTATGGAGTGTCAGTG GTGCACCAGCTTAGCGACCACTTCAACATCTATGCCTTTTCTCTGAAGAAGCCCAACAGTGACTGACAAGACGAGGAGCGAATCGGCTTGAAGGAAGCGGAGGTTTAA
- the LOC136947535 gene encoding LOW QUALITY PROTEIN: hormonally up-regulated neu tumor-associated kinase (The sequence of the model RefSeq protein was modified relative to this genomic sequence to represent the inferred CDS: inserted 2 bases in 2 codons; substituted 1 base at 1 genomic stop codon) has product MVAEAGDSERGVAPVGGLGAGAENGCLSPSLKVPRELLRSFPHSKRVGSYLVGKMINXGSFAKVMEGLHINTGEKVSMXWWPLKVIDKKKARQDSYVLKNMKREPRIHQMIRHPHIVVLLETLETENSYYMVMELCAGGDLMERICETKRLEEREVRRYTRQILSAVEHLHKHGIVHRDLKIENFLLDEHNNIKIVDFGLSNTLKAESLSLDLLNTQCGSPAYAAPELLAHRKYGSKVDVWSVGVSMFAMLTGTLPFTVEPFNIKQLHLKMVNREISSIPSDISKGAVGFVLSLLEPDPAKRPSIRAAMEERWINEGYARRPLHTQSHRNRLRPEELNPSVLAYMTETLGYSLSDVIHTLTINRPSSIMASYHLLHGKLSRTQRGAKGSKNLENSEWNLPSKNTWREKSNMAPKTQHNEAANEKGSKPASKPLRSQPQATECQGSRKRAEAPPRESHKEDEENRPPSPSLPQLPPSSSPPRPSCPPPGXLSVEGITDEEIAITVDTREALFPEVSVFGDRELVHLSLPKSSASKLCDSAPCQAPGTAEPIRDSAVRPVRPHVLRTTHSDGADPGDRYHDNRHRDDPHHLGNDRLEKLQTFYSSEKSGISPRMLLEAEPHPSDRDLLGVMDTAQTAPLPRLRNAGLKDGPGRKITWVGLTRPGAPGLLVNGSKPPTFPSQRQHALVIKSLRQERGRRGAAGVGGERGGAGGGGERGHGGGMSGVKRNSVQLRPSLQRRVTDLNLPLLPAALHSSKTDRKNHLHGMDY; this is encoded by the exons aTGGTAGCGGAGGCGGGGGACAGTGAGCGCGGCGTTGCCCCAGTGGGAGGCCTCGGGGCTGGGGCAGAGAAcggctgcctctccccctctctgaagGTTCCTCGGGAGCTGCTACGGAGCTTCCCTCACTCCAAACGTGTGGGCTCCTACCTGGTGGGCAAGATGATCA AGGGGTCCTTCGCCAAGGTCATGGAGGGCCTGCACATCAACACCGGAGAGAAGGTCagcatgtgat ggtgGCCATTAAAGGTGATCGATAAGAAGAAGGCCAGGCAGGATTCCTACGTTCTGAAGAACATGAAGAGAGAACCTCGGATTCACCAGATGATCCGTCACCCTCACATAGTGGTGCTGttgg AGACGCTGGAGACGGAGAACAGCTACTACATGGTGATGGAGCTGTGTGCTGGAGGGGACCTGATGGAGCGCATCTGTGAGACCAAGCGCCTGGAGGAGCGCGAGGTCAGGCGCTACACGCGCCAGATCCTGTCCGCTGTGGAACATCTGCACAAACACGGCATCGTGCAcag ggatttaaagattgaaaacttCCTTCTGGATGAACACAACAACATAAAGATTGTGG acttCGGCCTCAGTAACACTCTGAAGGCTGAGTCTCTGTCTCTGGACCTGTTGAATACCCAGTGTGGAAGCCCTGCTTACGCTGCCCCAGAGCTGCTCGCACACAGGAAGTACGGCTCCAAGGTCGACGTGTGGTCGGT gggtgtgagcATGTTTGCCATGCTGACAGGGACCTTGCCCTTCACGGTGGAGCCCTTCAACATCAAGCAGCTGCACCTGAAGATGGTGAACAGAGAAATCAGCAGCATCCCAAGTGACATCAGCAAGg GAGCGGTGGGGTTCGTGCTGTCCCTGCTGGAGCCTGACCCAGCTAAGAGACCCAGCATCAGAGCAGctatggaggagaggtggatcaACGAGGGCTACGCCAGGCGACCGctccacacacagtcacacaggaacag GTTGCGTCCTGAGGAGCTGAACCCGTCTGTTCTGGCGTACATGACGGAGACCCTGGGGTACTCGCTGTCTGACGTCATCCACACCCTCACTATCAACAGACCCTCCTCCATCATGGCCTCCTATCACCTGCTGCACGGCAAGCTCAGCAGGACCCAGAGGGGAGCCAAGGGCAGCAAG AACCTGGAGAACAGCGAGTGGAACCTGCCCAGTAAAAACACCTGGAGGGAAAAGAGCAACATGGCCCCCAAGACTCAGCACAACGAGGCAGCCAATGAGAAGGGTTCCAAGCCGGCCAGCAAACCCCTGAGGAGCCAACCACAGGCCACGGAATGCCAGGGCAGCAGGAAGAGAGCGGAGGCCCCGCCCAGAGAGAGCCacaaggaggatgaggaaaaccgccccccctctccctccctcccccagctgcctccctcctcctcccccccccgcccctcctgccctcccccgg CCCTGTCGGTGGAGGGGATCACCGATGAGGAGATCGCCATCACCGTGGACACCAGGGAGGCCCTGTTCCCTGAGG TGTCTGTGTTTGGAGACAGGGAGCTggttcatctctctctacccaaaAGCTCCGCCTCAAAACTATGCGACTCCGCCCCCTGCCAAGCCCCAGGCACCGCcgagccaatcagagacagcgCTGTCAGACCGGTCCGACCGCACGTGCTCAGAACTACACACTCGGACGGGGCGGACCCCGGCGACCGTTACCACGACAACAGGCATCGCGACGACCCTCATCACCTGGGCAACGACAGGCTGGAGAAGCTGCAGACGTTCTACTCCTCGGAGAAGAGCGGCATTTCTCCCAGAATGCTCCTGGAGGCGGAACCGCACCCCTCGGACAGAGACCTCCTGGGTGTCATGGATACCGCCCAGacggcccccctccctcgcctcagGAACGCCGGGCTGAAGGACGGTCCGGGGAGGAAGATCACCTGGGTGGGTCTGACCCGGCCCGGAGCCCCAGGCCTGCTGGTGAACGGGTCCAAGCCCCCGACCTTCCCCTCCCAGAGACAGCACGCCCTGGTCATCAAGAGcctgaggcaggagagggggcggaggggagcagcaggggttgggggggagaggggaggggcggggggagggggggagagagggcacgGGGGAGGGATGAGCGGCGTGAAGAGGAACTCTGTCCAGCTGCGCCCGTCTCTCCAGCGCAGGGTGACAGACCTGAACCTGCCCCTGCTTCCTGCAGCGCTGCACAGCAGCAAGACTGACCGCAAGAACCACCTACACGGCATGGACTACTga